ATTCGGGGTGTCGAATTTACCTTCGATCCTTCAGCGTCCTATGTCGGTTCTCTCCTTTATCTCGCGATTTTCGGCTCCGTGATCGGCTTTACCACCTATCTCACCGTCGTTAACCGGCTAGGAGCAGCCAAAGCCGCTTACATGACCGTCCTCTTTCCCATCGTTGCCCTGACGATTTCGATGTTTTTCGAAAATTATCAGCTCGGCCCATTGGCAGCTCTCGGGCTCTGCGCAGTGCTGGTTGGAAACGTGCTGGTTTTTTCACCAACGCCTCGACTGGCCGTTTTTGTCAGGCGCTTTCGTCTCTGATGTCAGGACGAATTTCCTTTAACCCTCCTCGAAGCGTCTCTGCCGGCCGTTTCATCGCGCGCCGGGTGCGGTTCACGTTGCAGGCAAAACGGTCGGTTCAGCTGGAAGCGCTGGAGGCCGGCGCCACGGATTTTTGGCCAAGCCCTTCGACCCGAGGGAACTGCAAGTTATCATGAAAAATGGGACGGAACCGGCTATCCCAAGGGCCTGTCCGGCGACGCAATCCCCATCGAAGGACGTATCGTCGCGGTCTCCGACGTCTTCGAAGCGCTCTGCTCCGATCGGCCGTGTAACAGGCCTCGCCGGTCGAGCAGGCTTACGCAAGAATCATTGCCTGCAGCGGATCTCATTTCGACCCGCCTGCATTGCCGCTTTCCGGCGCACAGCGGCCTCAAGCGTCTGAGCGCCACCATCATCCGCTACGGAACCGGCGAACATAAAGAGGCGGGGTTTTGCCCCGCCTCATCAGCTATCAATTTTGGATGCACCCGGTTAGTGGCTGTCTTTGCCGACTGCGTTTCCGCGACATCCCTTGAGGAAGTCGAGGTCGGCGCCGGTATCGGCCCCTTCGACATGCTGCTGATGCAGGAAGGCATAACCCGATGTCGGCAGGTCGTGGTTCGGCTGCCATTCGGCCAGCCGCCGCGCCAGTTCCTCGTCTGATATGTCGAGATGCAGACGACGGTTCGGCACATCGAGCTCGATCATGTCGCCGTTTTTCACGACAGCGAGCGGGCCGCCGACCGCCGCTTCCGGCGAGGTGTGCAGCACGACGGTGCCATAGGCCGTTCCGGACATGCGGGCGTCGGAAATGCGCACCATGTCCAGGATGCCCTTCTTCAGCACCTTCGGCGGCAGTCCCATGTTGCCGACTTCGGCCATCCCTGGATAACCCTTCGGCCCACAGTTCTTCATGACCATGATGCAGTTTTCGTCGATGTCGAGATTGTCGTCGTTGATCTTGGCCTTGTAGTCGTCGATGTCCTCGAACACGACTGCCCTGCCCTTGTGCACCAAGAGATGCGGTGAGGCCGCCGACGGCTTCAGCACCGCGCCCTTCGGCGCCAGATTGCCGCGCAGCACGACGATGCCGCCAGAAGAGGTCAGCGCCTTTTCAGCCGGCAGGATGACGTCCTCGTTCCAGTTGACGACCTCCTTGACCTCGTCCCAGACGGTTTCGCCGGAGACCGTCAGCGCATCCTTATGCAGCAGGCCGGCCTCGCCGAGGCGCTTCAGCACCACCGGCAGGCCGCCGGCATAGAAGAACTCTTCCATCAGGTACTTGCCCGAGGGCATCAGGTTGACGATTGTGGGAACGTCGCGACCGCAGCGGTCCCAGTCGTCGAGCGATAGATCGATGCCGACGCGGCCGGCAATCGCAAGCAGGTGGATGACGGCATTGGTCGATCCGCCGATCGCCGCATTGGTGCGGATGGCGTTTTCGAAAGCCTGTTTCGTCATGATCTCGGAGGGCTTCAGGTCATCCTTGACCATCTGCACGATCCGGCGGCCGGTCAGCTGCGCCATGACCTTGCGGCGGGAATCGACGCCCGGGATCGCGGCATTGCCTGATAGTGCCATGCCGAGCGCCTCGGCCATGGAGGCCATGGTGGAGGCGGTGCCCATGGTGTTGCAGGTGCCCGACGAACGGCTCATCGACGCCTCAGCCTCGAGGAATTCGGCCTGCGTCATCTCGCCGGCCTTCACCATTTCGGAGAACTTCCACAGATGCGTGCCCGAACCGACACGCTCACCGCGGAAATAGCCGTTCAGCATCGGCCCGCCGGTGACGACGATCGAAGGCAGGTCGCAGGAGGCAGCACCCATGAGCAGCGACGGCGTGGTCTTATCGCAGCCGACCAAGAGCACGCAGCCGTCCATCGGCTGGCCGCGGATCGCTTCCTCCACCGCGAGTGCGGCGAGGTTGCGATACATCATCGCCGTCGGGCGGAAAGTGTTTTCGGATGCCGAGAATACCGGCACCTCGAGCGGGAAGCCGCCGGCCTCCCAGACACCCGCCTTCACCTTCTCGGCGAGTTCGCGCAGATGGCCATTGCACGGCGTCATATCAGACCAGGTATTCAGGATGCCGATGACCGGACGGCCATCGAACAGGTCATGCGGATAGCCCTGGTTCTTCAGCCAGCCGCGATGGTAGATCACGTCGCGGCTGGTGCCGCCGTACCATTCCTGCGAGCGCAGCTTGCGCGGCCATTCTGCTTTCTTCTTCATCGTCTCTGTCCTTCAGGATATCCCCTGACCGCCTCGTACGATCAGGGTTATCGCGCTTCGTCTCAAGCCAGCGTGTAGGCGGTCTTGACGGTTGTGTAGAATTCGGCGGCGTACTTGCCCTGCTCGCGCGGGCCGTAGGACGAGCCCTTGCGGCCGCCGAAGGGAACGTGGAAATCGACGCCAGCCGTCGGCAGGTTGACCATGACCATGCCGGCCTCGGAATTGCGCTTGAAGTGCGTCGCATGTTTCAGGCTCGTCGTGGCGATGCCGGCCGAAAGCCCGAACGGCGTGTCGTTGGCGGTCGCCAAGGCCTCTTCGTAATCCTTGACCCGGATCACCGAGACCACCGGTCCGAAGATCTCCTCGCGCGAAATACGCATCTGGTTGGTCGCTTCGGTAAACAGCGTCGGCTGCAGGTAGAAGCCGGGCGTCTCGCGGGAAATGACTTCGCCGCCGAAGGCGAGTTTGGCGCCTTCCTTTTTGCCGATCTCGATATAGTCGGTATCGGTTTTCAGCTGCCGCTCGTCGACGACGGGACCGATATGGGTGCCGGCCTTGAGCGCATTGTCGACGACCAGCGTCTTCAGCTTGTCGGTCAGCGCCGCGACGAACTTGTCGTGGATGCCTTCGGTGACGATCAGCCGTGACGAGGCGGTGCAGCGCTGGCCGGTGGAGAAGAAGCCGGAATTGGCGGCGGCTTCGACGGCGACGGACAGATCGGCGTCGTCGAGCACGACCATCGGGTTCTTGCCGCCCATCTCCAGCTGGAACTTGCGGTTATGCTCGATCGAGGCGGCGGCGACGCGCCGGCCGGTGCCGGTGGAGCCGGTGAAGGTGATGCCGTGAACGTCCGGGCTTTCGAGCATCGCCTGGCCGACGACAGATCCCTTGCCCATGACGAGGTTCAACACGCCCTTCGGCAGGCCGGCGCGGTTGAGGATGTCGACGATCGCCCAGGAACAGGCCGGCACCAGTTCGGCCGGCTTGAAGACGACCGTGTTGCCATAGCAGAGCGCCGGCGCAATCTTCCAGGCCGGGATAGCGATCGGGAAATTCCACGGCGTGATGATGCCTATGACGCCGAGGCCCTCGCGGGTGATTTCGACACCGATATTCGGGCGCACGGAGGGGATGACCTCGCCGGCCAGCCGCAGGGCTTCGCCTGCGAAGAATTCGAAGATCTGCGAAGCGCGGATCACTTCGCCGGTGGCCTCAGGCAGGGTCTTGCCTTCTTCACGGGCAAGCAGCGCGCCGAGCTCGTCCTTGCGCGCCATGATCTCGTCGCCGGCCTTTTTCAGGATGACGTGGCGTTCCCAGATGCCGGAGCGCGACCAGGCCGGGAAAGCCGCTTTGGCGGCAGCGATGGCGTTCTTGGTGTCTTCGGCGTTGCCGTCGGCATAGAGGCCCACGACTTCGTTGGTATCGGACGGGTTGATGTTCTTCGTCGCGTTGGTGCCGACCCATTCGCCGGCGATCAGGTTTTGATAAATGGTCATGGGCTGAATGAGCCTCCTTTACCGTTTATGAGAAATCAGAGCTGCCTGACGGCAATCTCTTCTTCGGCGGCCACCTTCAGCGGATTGCGCAGCGGCAGGCCGAATTCGGCGACTTCGATTTCGAAGACATCGCCCTCTTCCGCCTTGATGCCGTCGGCGAAGGAGAGTGTTGCCGTGCCGAACATATGGACATGGACATCGCCCGGAACACGGAAGATGCCGTACTTGAAATGGTGATATTCGAGATTGGCGAAGGTGTGCGACATGTTCGCTTCGCCCGATAGGAAGGGCTTTTCGAAGATCACCTTGTCGCCGCGCTTGATGCGCGAGGTGCCGCGGATGTCGTCCGGGGCGGCGCCGATACGGATTTCCGGACCATAGGCGGCCGGGCGCAGTTTCGAGTGGGCCAGATAGAGATAGTTGATCCGTTCGGTGACGTGGTCCGAAAACTCGTTCGACAAAGCGAAGCCGATGCGGAAGGGCGAGCCGTCCTTGGCGATGACGTAAATGCCAGCCATTTCAGGCTCTTCGCCGCCGTCGAGCGCGAAGGAGGGCGAGACCAGCGGCGCGCCGGGGGCGGCAGTGCCATAGCCGTTGCCCTTGTAGAACCACTCGGGCTGGACGCCCTTTTCGCCAGCCTTCGGCTTACCGTTCTCGAGGCCCATCTTGAACATCTTCATCGAGTCGGTCAGCGTTTCCTCGGCCGCCTCGCTGGTCTTCTTGTGCATGGAATCGCGGGTGGCGGCGGAGCCGAGATGCGTGAGACCGGTGCCGGTCAGATGCAGGTGGGCAGCGTCCGGATGGGTGATCGGCGGCAGGAAGCGGCCTTCCGCATAGACCTTTTCAAGATCGACGGCATCGCCGTAACCATGCGCCTCGATAACCGCGGCAAGCGACTTGCCGCCGTCGGCGGCTTCCATTGCCAGCGCATAGACGCTGCCGGCATTCTTCACCGATCTTGCAGCGCCGCCCTGCTCGCGCACGGCGACGACGATCTCTCCGTTGGCACCCTTGATCTGGGAAATAAGCACGACTTCGATCCTTCTCGTTCCAGTGAAGACTTTCAGAAAAAGCTCCGCCTGTCCGGCTCCATCAGGAGCCGGAATTGATCATTCATATGACTGCGAATGCCTGGGCTGCGCTTGAGCGCTCAGCCCTTGTTCTTGTTGTAGACGTCGAAGAACACGGCAGCGAGAAGCACCGCGCCCTTGACCATCTGCTGCGAGTCGGTGCCGAGGCCGTGGATCGACATGCCGTTGTTCATGATGCCCATGATCAAAGCGCCGATGACCGCACCCGTCACCTTGCCGACGCCGCCCTGGGCCGACGCGCCGCCGATGAAGCAGGCGGCGATGACGTCGAGCTCGAGACCGAAGCCGCCCTTGGCCGTCGCCGAGTTGAGGCGCAGCGCAACGATCAGGCCGGCGAGACCGGCGAGCAGGCCCATATTGGCGAAGGTCAGGAAGGTCAGCCGCTCGGTGTTGATACCGGAAAGCTTGGTCGCCTTCTCATTGCCACCCATGGCGTAGATGCGGCGGCCGATGGTGGTGCGACGGGTAATGAAGGCGTAGGCGGCGACGAGGGCGAGCATGATCACCAGCACGTTCGGGAAGCCGCGATAGATCGACAGCTGGAGGCCGAGCCCCAGAATGGCGAGCGCGACAATGATGTTCTGGGCAAGGAAGAAACCCATGGGCTCGACGTCATTGCCATGTTTCTCGTTCGACAGCCGCTTGCGCCATGCCATATAGAAGAGGGTGACGGCGCCGATCACGGTCAGAATGATCGAGGTCGAGTTGATGCCGCCCATATCGAACAGGTTCGGCAGGAAGCCGATGCTGATCAGCTGGAACTCCGGCGGGAAAGGACCGATGCTGGTGCCGGTTCCCGAAGCCGTCATCACGAACAGCGTCAGGCCGCGGAAGACCAGCATGCCGGCCAGCGTGACGATGAAGGCCGGAATCTTGTGATAGGCGACGAAATAGCCCTGGATGCCGCCGACAAGCGCGCCCATGGCCAGACAGACGACGGCCGCAACGACATAGTTGACATGCCATTGCACCGTCATCACGCCGGCAATGGCGCCGATGAAGCCGACGACGGAGCCGACCGAAAGATCGATATGGCCGGCGACGATGATCAGCAGCATGCCCAGCGCCATGATGACGATGAACGAGTTCTGCAGAATGATGTTGGTCAGGTTGAGCGGCCTGAAGAGAACGCCGCCGGTCGAAATCTGGAAGAACACCATGATCGCGATCAGCGCGATGAACATGCCGTATTCCCGGATGTTGCCGCGAACGTAGTCTCCGATCGAGACGACACGCCCTTGCTCAGCGATGGGTTGGTTGATCGGCGTCATTGTTTCTTCTCTCCTGAGCGCATGATGGCGCGCATGATGGTTTCCTGGCTCGCTTCTCCCTTCGGCAGTTCCGCAACGATACGCCCTTCATTCATGACGTAGATGCGGTCGCAGGTGCCAAGAAGTTCCGGCATTTCCGACGAGATCATCAGAACGGCTTTGCCGTCAGCCGCGAGCTGATTGATGATAGTATAGATTTCGTATTTTGCACCCACATCGATGCCGCGCGTCGGCTCGTCGAGGATCAAAACATCGGGATCGGAGAACAGCCACTTCGACAGCACCACCTTCTGCTGGTTCCCGCCGGAAAGATTGACCGTTTCCTGGAAGATGCTGGAAGAGCGGATGCGCAGCTTCGAGCGATAGTCGGACGCTACCCGGGATTCCTTGACGCTGTCGATGACCGACGCATTCGACACCGCCTTCAGATTGACGAGCGTCGTATTGTGCAGGATCGTGTCGTTGAGCACGAGGCCGAGCTGCTTGCGGTCTTCGGTGACATAGGCAAGACCGGCGTCGATCGCCCGGCGCACGGTGCTGACATCGACCGGCTGGCCATGCATCAGCACATCGCCAGAAATCTTGTGCCCATAGGATTTGCCGAACAGGCTCATGGCGAATTCGGTGCGCCCTGCCCCCATCAGACCGGCGATGCCGACGACTTCGCCCTTGCGGACGGTGACGTTGATATCGTGCAGGACCTGACGGTCGCGGTGCTGCTGGTGATAGGCGTTCCAGTTCTTCACTTCGAGAATGGTTTCGCCGATCGGCACCGAACGCGGGGGATAGCGGTCTTCGAGATCGCGGCCGACCATGTTGCGGATGATGATGTCTTCGCTGATCTCGTCGGCGTGACAGTCGAGCGTCTTGACCGTCATGCCGTCGCGCAGCACGGTGATCTGGTCGGCGACCTTGCGGATTTCGTTCAGCTTATGGGAAATGATGATCGAGGTGATGCCCTGCTTGCGGAATTCCATCAGCAGCGTCAGCAGCGCGTCGGAATCGCTTTCATTGAGCGAGGCGGTGGGCTCGTCGAGGATGAGCAGCTTGACGCTCTTCGACAGCGCCTTGGCGATCTCGACGAGCTGCTGCTTGCCGACGCCGATGTCGGTTACCAGCGTGTTCGGAGATTCCGACAGGCCGACCTTCTTGAGCAGCTGCTTGGTGCGGTTGAACGTCTCGTCCCAGCTGATGACGCCGTTCTTGGCATTCTCGTTGCCGAGGAAGATGTTCTCGCCGATCGACAGCAACGGCACCAGCGCCAGTTCCTGGTGGATAATGACGATGCCGATTTCTTCGGAATCCTTCAGGACCTTGAAGTTGCGCGTCTCGCCTTCATAGACGATGTCGCCGTCATAACTTCCGGTGGGGTAGACGCCCGATAGGACCTTCATCAGGGTCGATTTGCCGGCCCCGTTTTCGCCGACCAATGCGTGAATTTCACCCTTGCGAACCTTGAGGTTCACGTTCTCCAGCGCCTTGACGCCCGGGAACGTCTTGGTGATGCTCCGCATTTCGAGGATGGTATTGTCCATAGTCAAAGTTCCAGCGCCGTGAGCCGCCAAGCGGCTTGGCGATCATAAAATCGAAGACCGGAACCCGCAAGCGCGGGTTCCGGCCTCCTGCTTAACGTCTTACTTCAGCTTGTCTTCAGAGTAGTAACCGCTGTCGACGAGGATCTGCTTGTAGTTGGTCTTGTCGACGGCAACCGGCTTCAGCAGGTAGGACGGAACGACCTTGACGCCGTTGTCGTAGGTCTTGGTGTCGTTGACCTCAGGCTCCTTGCCGGACATGACGGCATCGACCATGGCAACAGTGACCTTGGCGAGTTCGCGGGTGTCCTTGAAGATCGTCGAGTGCTGTTCGCCAGCGATGATCGACTTGACCGACGGGATTTCAGCGTCCTGGCCGGTGACGATCGGCAGCGGCTGAGCAGCCGTACCGTAACCAACGCCCTTCAGCGAGGAGATGATACCGATCGACAGACCGTCGTAAGGCGACAGAACGGCGTCGACCTTGGCGTCGGTGTAGTTAGCCGAGAGCAGGTTGTCCATGCGGGCCTGGGCCGTTGCCGGATCCCAACGCAGGGTGCCGACCTTGTCCATGCCGGTCTGGCCGGACTTCACGACGAGCTTGCCCGAGTCGATGTAGGGCTGCAGGACGGACATTGCGCCATCATAGAAGAAGAAGGCGTTGTTATCGTCCGGCGAACCGCCGAAGAGTTCAATGTTGAACGGGCCCTTGCCATCCTTGAGGCCGAGGCCGTCAACGATGGAGCCAGCCTGCAGAACGCCGACCTGGAAGTTGTCGAAGGTCGCGTAGTAGTCGACATTGCCCGAATCGCGGATCAGACGGTCATAAGCGATGACCTTGATGCCGGCGTCATGAGCCTTCTGCAGAACGTCGGAAAGCGTCGTGCCGTCGATCGAAGCGATGACCAGAACCTTGGCACCCTTGGTGACCATGTTTTCGATCTGCGAAAGCTGGTTCGGAATATCGTCGTCGCCATACTGCAGGTCCGTGCCGTAACCGGCAGCCTGGAGCTGCTTGACGATGTTGTTGCCGTCGTCGATCCAGCGGGCCGAAGCCTTGGTCGGCATGGCAATGCCGACGGTGCCCTTGTCGGCGGCCATTGCCGGTACAACGAACGAAGCGACGCCGAAGGCAGCCGCAGCCATCAATGAGATAATGGACTTCATTTCTCTCTCCCTTGTTAATAGAGCAGCGGACGAAAAATCGCCCGCCCCGAAACTGTGGCAGGTTCCGTATTGGATAGTTACTTCAGATGGTGAGAAACGAAGTAGGTCTCCTCCACGATCTCACACGTGTTGAGTGCCAACCAGCACACGGCGGCAAACTGGTATGGATTCCTATAACTGTCAAATAGAATAAGTGGTAAAGTGCATAACAATTTTGGTATATCGTTAAAAAGTATTACTTTTGATGGAGCGCAGCGAGGAGGCTGCAACCATGACGATTGTTTCAGAGCCCATTTCGATGGATCATGTCGATATCCACAGCGATAGTTTCGGCAATGACAGCCTTTTACGTGCAGGACTTAAGCTGAATCACCTGCGGATGATCGTCGCAATCGAAGATAGCGGACAGATTTCCGCAGCTGCGGAAGTCCTGAACATTTCGCAGCCCGCCGCATCGCGCATGCTGTCCGAAATGGAATCGATCACCAAGACTCAGCTCTATGAACGCGTCGCCCGCGGCGTGGTGCTGACGACCTTCGGCGCAGCACTTGCCAGACGCGCCCGGAAGATCCTCCTAGAGCTGCGCGAGGCGAGCCGCGAGATCGGCGAACTGAAGAGCGGCAAGGGCGGCTCGGTCTTCATCGGCGCGGTGACGGCGCCGGCCATGAGCCTCGTCGTGCCGGCGATCAACCGGGTGCGCAAGGCCTATCCCGGCATCGAGATCAACATCCAGGTGGAGACCAGCAACGTGCTCGCCCGCGAGCTGCTCGCCGCCCGCCACGACTTCATCATCAGCCGCATTCCCGACGATCTCAACCCGCGCCTGTTCGAGGTGACGGAGATCGGCATCGAGCGCGCCTGCCTGATCGTGCGCAGCCGCCATCCGCTGCTGAAAAAGAAAAAGATCAGCAGCCTTACCGACATCAAGGATTACGACTGGGTGTTCCAGCCGCCGGGCACGCTGCTGCGCCGGACGATCGAGGATATTTTCCTGTCGCGCGGCGTGGCGCTGCCGGAAAATATCGTCAACACCTCGTCGCTGCTTCTGACCTGCGCCATCGTCTGCGGAACCGATGCGATCGCTCCTGTCGCCACCGACGTCGCCCAGTTCCTCTCCAGCCAGAGCGCCAGGGCTTCCGACGTGCGCATGCTGCCAATCGATTTCGACATCAACGTCAAGCCTTACAGCCTGATCACCGCCAGGGAACGGGCGCTGCCGCCGAGCGCAAGGCTGCTCTATGACATCATTCTGGAGGAGAGCCTGAAGCAGGCCGGCTGACGCGGCCCGCAAGCCCGGCGCCATCTTGCCCGTCTCTAATGCGCGCCGGAGCAATTCCAGCAAAGGGCGCAGCGGTTTTTGCGTCCGGGAATTGCGTAAAAAATTAGAGCACGTCGGGTGTTTCGAAGAAACGGAATGCTCTTGAGGATGCGGGATGCTGTTCGGACAGTCGGTATTTCAATCAGTGCTCGAGCGGCTGAAGGCCGAGGACGAGACGGTTGAGGAGGCCGAAGCGCCAGCCAGCCACCGTGTGGCAGGCCTCGGCACCGGCTTTGCTTTCGATGTCATGGAGGGCGTCTCGGTCGCCTCGCAGCGGATCGGCGAAGCCTATTTCGACAATCTGGATCTCGACGCCGCCGCCGGGTTCGTCGAGAAACCGGCGCCTTTGCCGGAACCAGAGCCCGCCATGCCCGACCATCTCACCCGCACGGCGCCGCAAGAGGTTGCCACCGAACTGGCGATCTCGGCCGCCGACACGCCGTTGACGCTCAGCGAGAAGCGCCGCGCCTTCGCCCGCGCCAATCATCCCGACGGTGTCGCCCTGCCCTTCCGCGACAATGCGACGAAACGGATGATGCTGGCCAATCTGCTGATCGACGAGGCGCTGCGGCGATTGAGCCGCTGACTAGTCTTGGTCTGCCTGCTTGGTGGGCTTTTCCGTGGATGTCTCCGCCGGCTCTTCGTCTTCATCTGCCTCAGGCTCGGCCGCAGGCTCGACGGTCGCCGGCTGCGGCTTGAAGGTCCAAAACAGCATATAGAAGGAATAGGCGCCCGCCGCGGCCGAAAGCACCGCCCAGAAGGGATCGCCGCCGACAATCTCGAACGCCGCCCAGCCGAAGCAGACGGCAACGATGGCGACACGCACCCAAAGGCGCCGGTATGCCGGATGGTTCGGATCAATCAGTTGCATCTCTGCCCCGCGGTCGGATATGTCGCACATGCCCCGGCATGCGCCGCGCTTGTCTTTAGTTCGAATCTTGCAAATGTGAAAGAGCCCGCGGGCTTGACGTCGCGTGGAGAAGATGGAATGAAAATTCCAGATTTTGGGTAATTCGGTTTATTTGTTCCGAATTCAATGGAGGTTGCTATGACAGTGAGATTTGGTCTTCTCGGCGCCGGCCGCATCGGCAAGGTTCACGCGAAAGCCGTCAGCGGCGACGCCAATGCGACGCTCGTCGCTGTGGCCGACGCCTTTCCGCAGGCGGCCGACGCCATTGCTTCGGCCTATGGCTGCGAGGTCCGCACCATCGAGGCGATCGAGGCAGCCAAGGATATCGACGCCGTCGTCATCTGCACGCCGACCGATACCCATGCCGACCTGATCGAGCGCTTCGCCCGCGCCGGCAAGGCGATCTTCTGCGAAAAGCCTGTTGATCTCGACGTCGCCCGCGTCAAGGCCTGCATCAAGGTGGTGGAAGAGACCGGCGCCAAGCTGATGGTCGGCTTCAACCGCCGCTTCGACCCGCATTTCATGGCGGTGCGCAAGGTGATCGACGACGGCAAGATCGGCGATGTCGAAATGGTGACGATCACCTCGCGCGACCCCGGCGCCCCGCCGGTGGATTATATCAAGCGTTCGGGCGGCATCTTCCGCGACATGACGATCCACGATTTCGACATGGCCCGCTTCCTGCTCGGCGAAGAGCCGGTCTCGGTGCTGGCAACCGCCGCCGTCCTCGTCGACAAGGCGATCGGCGAAGCCGGCGACTATGACAGCGTCTCGGTGATCCTGCAGACCAAATCCGGCAAGCAGGCCGTCATCTCCAACTCCCGCCGCGCCACCTATGGCTACGACCAGCGCATCGAAGTGCACGGCGCCAAGGGCATGGCCTCGGCCGAAAACCAGCGCCCGGTCTCGATCGAAGTCGCAAACGGCGACGGCTATACCCGCCCGCCGCTGCATGATTTCTTCATGACCCGCTACACCGAAGCCTACGCCAACGAAATCGCCGCCTTCATCGCCGCGATCGAAAAGGGCACGAAGATCTCGCCGTCCGGCGCCGATGGCCTGGCGGCTCTGGTGCTCGCCGATGCGGCGGTGCAGTCGGTCAAGGAAGGCAAACTGGTCAAGATCGGCTGACGCATCGACTCGATCGAAATCGATCGCAAGAAAGATGCGCCTTCTTTAACAGATCTATCATGAGATGGCCGGGCACTCGCCCGGCCACTTTGCGTTTGTGGCAAGGGCCGTTCTCTACGCGGCGTCATCCTCGACCTTATGGTCTGACGGGGAGAAGCAACACACCTAACGAACAGAGGGATCGCGGCATGTCTCTTCTCCCCGCAGGCGGGAAGAAGGCGGCGGCAGCCGGATGAAGGGCTGTTCGCCGGCCTTCTCCTCGTTCTTTAAAGGGCGGCCTTGATTTTCTCGGCGACATCGGCCGGGACCCATTGCGACCAGGTGCTTTCGTCTTGCTGGAGGAAATGCTTGGCGCCGTCTTCGCCGGTGCCCTGGTTCTCCGTTTCCCACGCCATGATCTTGCCGACGGTGTCGTTGCTCCAGCCGCGTTTGTTGAAATAGGCCATGACTTCGGGGCTGG
This Rhizobium acidisoli DNA region includes the following protein-coding sequences:
- a CDS encoding LysR family transcriptional regulator; translation: MTIVSEPISMDHVDIHSDSFGNDSLLRAGLKLNHLRMIVAIEDSGQISAAAEVLNISQPAASRMLSEMESITKTQLYERVARGVVLTTFGAALARRARKILLELREASREIGELKSGKGGSVFIGAVTAPAMSLVVPAINRVRKAYPGIEINIQVETSNVLARELLAARHDFIISRIPDDLNPRLFEVTEIGIERACLIVRSRHPLLKKKKISSLTDIKDYDWVFQPPGTLLRRTIEDIFLSRGVALPENIVNTSSLLLTCAIVCGTDAIAPVATDVAQFLSSQSARASDVRMLPIDFDINVKPYSLITARERALPPSARLLYDIILEESLKQAG
- the iolG gene encoding inositol 2-dehydrogenase, giving the protein MTVRFGLLGAGRIGKVHAKAVSGDANATLVAVADAFPQAADAIASAYGCEVRTIEAIEAAKDIDAVVICTPTDTHADLIERFARAGKAIFCEKPVDLDVARVKACIKVVEETGAKLMVGFNRRFDPHFMAVRKVIDDGKIGDVEMVTITSRDPGAPPVDYIKRSGGIFRDMTIHDFDMARFLLGEEPVSVLATAAVLVDKAIGEAGDYDSVSVILQTKSGKQAVISNSRRATYGYDQRIEVHGAKGMASAENQRPVSIEVANGDGYTRPPLHDFFMTRYTEAYANEIAAFIAAIEKGTKISPSGADGLAALVLADAAVQSVKEGKLVKIG